Proteins encoded together in one Lathyrus oleraceus cultivar Zhongwan6 chromosome 5, CAAS_Psat_ZW6_1.0, whole genome shotgun sequence window:
- the LOC127086694 gene encoding glycosyltransferase BC10 translates to MFSTPFVLTFSLLLSLPILFFLAPRILPPHPTPIPISPSDELDDINLFNNAIAHSSTPPSSPHPSKFFHLSSKNPNLKIAFLFLTNTDLHFTPLWNLFFQTTPTKLFNIYVHSDPSINVTTINNPLFKFIPSKKTYRASPTLISATRRLLANALLDDPANAYFIVLSQFCIPLHSFDYIYRSLFLSPTFDLTDTESTQFGVRLKYKSFVEIISNGPRLWKRYIARGRSEMMPEVPFEKFRVGSQFFSLTRKHALVVVKDRTLWRKFKVPCYRDDECYPEEHYFPTLLSMADPDGVTSYTLTNVNWTGTVNGHPHTYEVDEVSPELILRLRKSNHSESYLFARKFVPDCLGPLMAIAKSVIFKD, encoded by the coding sequence ATGTTCTCAACCCCATTCGTTCTCACTTTCTCTCTCCTCCTCTCTCTCCCAATCCTCTTCTTTCTCGCTCCTCGAATCCTCCCTCCACACCCCACCCCCATCCCAATCTCCCCCTCCGATGAACTCGATGACATCAACCTCTTCAACAACGCCATCGCACATTCCTCAACCCCTCCTTCTTCCCCTCACCCCTCCAAATTCTTTCACCTCTCTTCCAAAAACCCTAACCTCAAAATCGCTTTTCTCTTCCTCACAAACACAGATCTCCATTTTACCCCTCTCTGGAACCTCTTCTTCCAAACAACACCAACTAAACTCTTCAACATTTACGTCCATTCAGATCCTTCCATTAACGTCACAACAATCAACAACCCTCTCTTCAAATTCATCCCTTCTAAAAAAACCTACCGCGCTTCTCCCACTCTCATCTCCGCCACGCGCCGTTTACTCGCTAACGCACTCTTGGACGATCCCGCCAACGCTTATTTCATCGTCCTCTCGCAATTCTGTATACCTCTCCACTCTTTCGATTACATCTACCGTTCGCTTTTTCTCTCGCCGACGTTCGATCTCACCGATACCGAATCCACGCAATTCGGTGTTCGCTTGAAATACAAAAGCTTCGTTGAGATTATCTCCAATGGTCCTAGGTTATGGAAACGTTACATCGCTAGAGGACGGTCTGAGATGATGCCGGAAGTTCCGTTTGAGAAATTTCGAGTTGGATCTCAGTTTTTTTCTTTGACGAGAAAACATGCTTTGGTTGTTGTGAAAGATAGAACATTGTGGAGGAAATTCAAGGTTCCGTGTTATCGGGATGATGAGTGTTATCCCGAGGAGCATTATTTTCCGACTTTGTTGTCAATGGCGGATCCTGATGGGGTTACTAGCTACACGCTTACTAATGTTAATTGGACTGGTACTGTGAATGGTCATCCTCATACTTATGAAGTGGATGAAGTTTCGCCGGAGCTTATTCTCCGGTTGCGGAAGTCCAATCATTCCGAGTCTTATTTATTTGCAAGGAAATTTGTTCCTGATTGCTTGGGACCCTTGATGGCCATAGCCAAATCCGTCATTTTCAAGGACTGA